Below is a window of Flavobacterium sp. CFS9 DNA.
CAGCCTGTAGTAGCATTGTTCAACTGTACTTCATAACTTGTTGCATTCGCCACTGTGCCCCATGAAGCATAAAATCCTGATGAATATACTCCTGAATTTCCAATATTTGTCGGTGTTGGCAAAGTTGTCGGATTAGGTGCTGTACCCGCAACAACTGTATAATCTTCTACATCACCATCTCCAATGTTTCCACAAGCTGATGGGTTCGAATAATATTTCATTACAATACGCATTCTGGTTGTTCCGGTAAATGCAACTGGCGTAAAACTGCCTGTCGCTGTTCCGGTAGAAGAGATTCCGTCAATCACTTTTTCAGAAGCATCAAAAACATTGTTTTTATTGTAATCGATCCAAACTCCCCAATATTCTAAATAAGATCCGCCTGAAAAACCTGCCGCCAGACTAACACTTGTAGCTGTACCCGGAGTTACGGTTATAGTTTTAGAAGTAAGGTTCGCATAACCGCCTGCATCTTTACCGGATGTATTGGTAAAACTTCCAATAGTTACTGAATTGATGTATTCGTAATTATTATTCCCCTGAGCAGTACAATACGCTGATCCTGCCGTAAGAGTGGCTGTAACCTCATTAGAATAGGCTGAGTAAATACTATTTGCTTTTGCACGTACTCTGTATTTATAAGTACTTCCGGCTGTCAAACCTGTGTTGGTATAAGTAACTGCTGTACTTGCTAATGTTGTAATCTCGGCAAAAACGTTATCAGCTCCTGCTCTTTCTACTACAATGTTTGTCGCATTAGTTGCGTTGTTTACCCATGTCAATTGTGCTTGCAAACTGGTGTTGTTCACTGTAGCTGTCAGACTTGTAGGTGCCAAAACGGTTACAGATGCCTGAGTTCCGGCCTGAATGGATTCGTTTGGCTTTGTATTGTAAGCATAGTCCAAAACGGAATAACCAACTCCACCTGCTTCTACTTTAACATGCATCCACCCGTAGCAAGTACGCCCTCTGCTTTTATATTCAAAACCGATATAACCTGTTTGATTGTCCCAAGCTGTATAACTTGCCGTTCTTAAATCTAACTGATCCGGATATGCCGCTCCAGGGGTTACAAAATTACTTGAGGCACCAATTGTAGTTCCCTCTGTAATTAAACTAATGTTACGTGTACCTGCAGGTCCAACCAGTCTTTTGCCATAAGTTTCTACTTTTAAAGCTGCAGCAGCAAACTGCCACGCTCCATACTCCGTATTGTCTCCGATTCCTAAATCAAAATATTGCCAGGTTTGGACTGCTGAAGCTACATAATCAGGATTGTTTACATAGAAAACTCCATAAGGTGCATCAAATTTCAAATTGATTGTTTTTGATGCCATATCAAGAGTTGCAATTCCTCCTGTGATTGCAGCATCTTTGAAGGTAATCGTCACAGCAGCATCATTTGCAGGAAGATGTGCGGTTGCTTTTCCGGTAAAGGAAACCACTACTTTATTATTTCCCTGAAGTGTCAATACAGCTGTTAATCCCGAAGGAACTCCTGTAATCGTATAATCAGTTCCCGCAGTTAAGGTTCCTGTGCTTTTCGTAAAAGTTCCGTTGTTAGTCGATAACGAAATTGTACTGGTAGTAGTAACACCACCGTCATTTGCCTCTGCTTCATAGAGTATACTTTCTGATAAAACAACGGCCGTTTTGTTAGTTACACCGGTATAAATAGGTGCATTAGGTTGTGTATTATAGGCATATTCAGAAATGGTGTAACCGTCTCCATTTGCCGCAACACTTATTTTGAACCAGCCATAGCAAGGCAATCCATCGATTTTGTATTCAAAACCTACATATCCGGATTTTCCATCCCAGGCGGTATAACTCGCAGTTCTAAGATCTAATTGATTTGGGTATGCTCCCGGAACGGTCATATTACTTGTCGGACCAACTGCAGTGTTTTGAGCTAATAAGGTAATGTTTCGGCTGCCGCTCTCGCAAGTTAATCTTTTGCCGTACGTTTCAATTTTTAATGCATTAGCTGCATAACGCCACCCTCCGAATGAAGTGTCGTCTCCTTTTGCAATATCAAAAAACTTCCATGTCAAATTTGAAGAGATGTTAATATCCGGCATGTCTACAAAGAAGATTCCATAAGGATCTGTAAATCTTAAATTGTAAAACAGAGCAGTACAAGACAATCCTGTGGTTCCTCCTGTAAATGCCGCAGGCAAGAATGTAATTCCGGCAGTTGTATTTTGCGCTGCCGCATGATTTGTTGCTTTTCCTGAAAGTGTTACCGTCACCTGACCATTTGAATTTACAGTAACAACTGGTGTGATTCCGGCTGGAAAAGTATGTGTAAAATGGGTTCCTGCTGCTAAAGTTCCTGAACTTAGTGCAAAAGTTTTTCCTCCGCTTAAGGTTACCACTGAGGCTGTATCGAAAGATCCATCATTAATAACAGCTTCTTTAAAAGTAGTTCCGGTTGCCACTAAACTGCTTTCCGTTGTGTTCACTCCGGTATCAATTAAGTTTTGTGGCTGCCAGAGTGTTATTCTTGCCGGATGCTGTAAAGCTGCCAGCATTCTGTCAATCTGACCCTGGGTGTACATTTTATAACAGCCTTGTGCGCCATTGTACCCCATGTAGTTTTCAATATTTACTTTGTCTCCAGTACAATTGGTTCCCGGTGTACAGGCCAGGGTATGCTGTCCGTCTTCTGCAGGGGTGTCGGCAACTTCATCTGTGCCGGAGCAGCCTCCTTCAAAAGTGTGAATCAGGTTTAAGAAATGTCCAAATTCATGTGTAAGGGTTGCTGAAAATTCTTTGCTGTAGGAGTTGTCATAAAGGTAAGCTCCGTTAAAAACCACACGTGCTGTGTTATTGGCTGTCATACCTGAATCAGGATACCACGCAACCCCTGAGTTGTTAAAAACTCCTTCGTTATACAAATCGTTCTGAATATAAACGTTCATATATTTTTTATTGTCCCAGGCATCGGCAGCAATCTGATCGTCGTAGCCACCGCCATTTCCGTAACCGTTTTTGGCCGCATGGAAAACAACTCCTGTGGTACATCCACCATTAGGGTCTTTTTTTGCCAGTTTAAATTCGATGTTTAGTGTTCCTCTTCTCGCTTGAAAAAAGGGTTCAACTGTTTGATAGTCGGCATTCCTGCCATTAAAATCGTCATTTAGTTGAGCCAGATGATTGACGATTTTTTCGTAGGTAATGGTTTTTCCGCTTTGCACGTCTCCATAAATATGGAAAACCACGGGGATAACATAAGTAGGTGTTGCTGCTGTTTTTGAAGTTTTGCTTTTACGCTGGAGGGTAAATGTTTTGGTAAAGGCTTCAAAATCTTTTTTTTCCTGAAGTGATTTGGGGCTATTCCGATACACTTTGGCGTTTTCTTCTGTCGTCCGGCAAGGAAGTCCCTGCGCGCTCATTTTCCCTATCGAAAAAACGAGCATTAATACTAGTAGTTTTGTTTTCATTTTTTTTGGGTTAATTTGTTGCCACCAAAATTACCAGCATAGCTTCTATTTTATTGATACTATGTTATTTAAAAATAATATATAATTAACAACTTTTTAACTTTAAAAAAACACATAATTAAAAAATAAACCAAATAAACAGCGCATTCACAAACAAAATAGAGTATTTATTAAACAAAACCAAGACTTCGACTTCGCTCAGTCTGACTATATAGCTCTATAAGCGAAACCAGAACTTCGACTTCGCTCAGTCTGACATTGTGATTCAAAATAAAAATTGGACTTTGCTCAGTCTGACCATGCGGTTCAAAATAAAGACCAGGCTTTGCTCAGTCGGGCAGTAGGATTAAACAAAAAAAACCGGAACCTAATTAAAGGCCCCGGTTAAAAACAGGAAAACTAATTCAAATTAAAATTTATCCCAGAAAATTTTTGTAGTCATTAAATCTCCTCCTATGGCAGCAGAGGCCGCTTCATAATTTTCTTTATTTAAGGTTTTATCAAAAAGAGAGTAAATATTACGAACCGGTACTTTTCCTTTCGCTGCATCAACAGCAGTTGAAGGAGCTACCAATACAGGGAAATCTAACCTTCTGTATTCTGTCCAGGCTTCAAATCCTCTGTTGTAATAAGCGATCCAAAGCTGGTAGGCGATTTTTTCTTTAGTCGTTCCGGCAGCGGTTGCAAAGTCAACATCTGTTCTGTTTACATAAGTTTGTACATCGGCATTCGCAACTCCCCAAAAGTTCATGCTCGCCAAAATTCCTTTTTTATAATATTCTTCCGGAGTTCCTCCTACGCTAAATCCTCTGTTTGCAGCATCCGCCAAAAGGAAACAGGTTTCGGTGTAATCAAAAATTACTCCCGGATTTGTTCTCTCTTTCAATCTTGATCCCATGTTTGAAAAATCGCCATAACTTACTTGTTTGGCATAAGGAGCTCCTTTATAGCTACCGCCTTTTTTAGAGCTTGGATTAAAGAATATATCACGTCTAGGATCACTTTTTCCATTTAACTCATTCACAAAATATTCAGTCGGAATGGTTTGACTTTCGTTTACCAGAGTATCATACAACGGATTCATATCAACAAGTGATGAAAAATACTGAAACAATGCGGTTTCATCTTCATTGGTCATTACTCCTGAATTGTAAGCACTTTCTACTATTGCTTTTGCTTTGGCAGGCTCAATATCAGCAAGGTGTAATCCTAGTTTCAATTTCACACTATTGGCTAATGTTTTCCATTTTGCTACATCGCCTTTGTAAATTAAATCAGCTTTACCAAAGCTCTCTTTACTGCCGTCCATAGCTGCAATAGCCGTATCTAATCTCGCAGCCAGATCTAAATAAATGGTTTTGGCATCATCGTATTTAGGATAAGGATACAGATTGATATCCAAAGCTTCACTGTAAGGTACATTCCCAAATAAATCTACAAGTGCCTGATAAGCCATCACAATCTGAACGTCAAGTATTGCGATTTTGTTTTTTTTAATGGCTGTATCAACAGCCCCTAAAGCTTCTTTGCTCTTTATGGCTTTTTGAGCGTTTACCAAATCCTGCAAAACGTCTCTGTATAATAAAGTTGACAGGGAACTTCCTAAATTCCTTCTCTCCATATTGTAGTTTACCTCATCTGTATAAGTTGTGGTAGACCAATATTGAGCATATCCTCTAAAATTGTTACTGTTTACCGAAGCATTGGTCAGAAAGTAAGCATAATTTACCTGTGCATTGGTCATGAGTGCCCCCGGCAAAATAGTGGTATACGCTTTTTTATCCTGATTTAAATCTTCTAAGTTATCACAAGAGGCTACTGAAAGTAAAATGGCTCCTGCAAAAAATATCGTTTTTACTATTTTCATTTTTTTTGTTTTTAGAATTGAACTTTCATATTAAAGTTATACTCTTTTGATGTAGGCAAAACTCCGGTTTGAAAGCCCTGAAGGTTTCCTGAAGAAAGTCCCGCTTCCGGATCAGCATAAGGTAAATTTTTATGAATGATCCATAAGTTGCTCCCATTAACTGACAAAATCATATTGGTGATAAAAGTCTTTGCAAGGAATTTTGATGGCAATCTGTAGCTTAATCCTAACTCACGTAATTTCACATAAGAAGCATCGTAAACATATTGCTGTTCCGGCATGGAATTATAAAAAGAATATCCATTTGCTCCTTCTACACTTACAATTTTGTCGTTTGGAGTTCCGTCTGCCTTAACACCTGCCAACAAAACACCTCCTCCATTTGCCAGCGGCTCTCTTTGCGGAACACCTAAATGGTTGTTGGAAACTGTACTTTCGTAAATACCTGTAGTATGTCCGTAACGTTGATCTAATGAGTAAACATCTCCGCCTTTTTTCACATCAATCAGGAAGTTCAATGAGAAATTTTTATAGGTAATTACGTTATTCAAACCACCAATCCAGTCCGGATTTATATCTCCGATTGTAGCTCCGGCAGTTTGCTGATATCTTCCGTTTGAACGAATTACTTTTTCTCCGTTTAAATAGGTAAATCCTGAACCTATCAGCTGTCCAATTGGTTTTCCAACCTCAGCAACATATCCAACTCCCTGGAAAGATCCTAACGAAATTCTGTCAGCTCCTCCTAATGAAATCACTTCATTTTTATTGGTAGACCAGTTAACTTTTGCTTCCCAGCTGAAATTTGCTGTCTTCACCGGAATTACAGACAAGGTTACCTCATATCCTTTATTCTGAACATCCCCTCCGTTTATCCAGGCTCTGGTGTATCCGGTTTGTGTAGGTGTTTCAACTGAAAGAATCTGATTGGTTGTATTGCTTTTGTAGTAAGAGAAATCAAGACCTACACGATTATTGAACAATTTAAGTTCTATACCAGCTTCAAGACCTTTGGTCAGCTCACTTTTTAAATTAGCATTACTTTTATTGTTTTCTGTAGAGAAACGAATTCCGTCAGGTCCAAAATTATCACCTTTAGGATAAGTTGATGCAATTACAGCAAACGGAGCATCATTACCTGTTTCTGCATAATTCAAACGCAGTTTTCCAAAAGACAACCAATTTGTTTTAATATGATTACTAAAAATATAAGTTCCTGTAATCGAAGGATACGTATAAGTACTATTGCTTGATGGTAACGTAGAAGACTTGTCTACACGATAACTTCCTTCTAAGAAATAAGTTTCCATAAAATTGAAACTTGCATTAGCATAAACACTGTTTGTTCCGATGGTCACTTCTGACTCACCAGGGCTGTTGATTTTATCAATAGAATTACTCAAAGCATAAATCCCAGGCACTACCAGTCCGCCATTTGTTGCTGCAAAAATTGATTTACTCACTGAACGTCTTGAATTAGCTCCAAGCATTCCGTTGAACTTAATTCCGTCTGTAATATTCGTTTTAAAGTTCATGATTAAATCGAAGTTGATCTCTCTGAACGTTTTATCAAATCTGGTATACTGTCCAAGTGCATTTGGTGTTCTCTTTGATCCCACGGCAATGCGCTCCTCCTGTAACTGACTATAGGTATCTACAGCACCTTTACCTGTAATATCAAACCAATCGGTGATTTGTGTATTCAAAGCAAAATTTCCAAAAAAACGATCACGATTTAAAGTATTGTAGTTGTTATATCTTTGAAAATACGGGTTGTCATGAAACTGAATCGTTAAATCATTTGGTCCGCCAACACTCCAGGTTGTATTTTCTCCTGTAAGGTTATAAGCATCTTTTAAATCCTGAAAATCTACACTTGTAGAATACCATTGTCTGATACTGCTCAAATAGTTATTTCCACCGTCACCATAACCAGTTTCATTCATTCCTTTCGCATTTGCTTTTAAATAATTCGCAGATGCCGAAATTTTAGTTTTAGGCAGAATGTTATAGGTTCCTGAAAAGTTGAAATTGTCTTTACGGTTGTTACTGTTTGGCAAAATTCCCTGATTCATGTTATAGTTTGTATAACCAAATCTGAAATCTCCTTTTTCACCTGATCCGGTAAAAGCAATATTATTAATGAACGTTAAGCTCTTTTGGTAAAAATCATTTGGATTTTTCTTTACTGCCGTCCAAGGAGTCGCTTTTCCATAACCCGGTAACTCAGGATAGAAAGAACTCCAGTTGTACACTAACAAATTAGGATCAAATTTAGGTCCCCATGATGCATCATCAGTAGCAGCATACGGATGTACTCCACTACCTAAATCTACTGTTCCATAGAAATCACCATATCCTCCACCGTATTGATTTTGATACTCCGGTAACGTTTTTTTATCGACTACACCAACGGTAACTCCGGAGCTAAAACTTACACCTAAACCTCCTTTAGATTTACTTCCTTTTTTTAAAGTTACAAGGATTACCCCATTTGAAGCTCTTGAACCATACAGCGCCGAAGCCGCAGCTCCTTTTAGTACGTTCATCGTCTCGATATCGTCAGGATTGATATCCGAAGCGGCATTTCCGTAATCGTATCCTCCTGTGTTACCTCCGCTTTTCTGATCGGCACTATTGGTATTGTCATTATTCAACGGAATACCATCTACAATCCATAAAGCCTGATTGTTTCCCGTCAAAGAAGTAGTACCACGAATCACGACATTCGTTGAACCTCCAATATTGTTGTTACGTCTGATTTGTACACCGGCAATTTTACCTGAAATCGCATTGGCTACGTTACCATTGTTTACTTTAGTCAGATCTTCTCCTTTAATCTCCTGAGTGGCATATCCTAAAGATTTCTTTTCTCTTTTTAACCCCAGAGCGGTAACGACAATTTCCTGCAGCTGCTCTGAAGCAGGGGATAAAGAAACGTTGGCAGTGTTCCCTGTAACGGTTACCTCTACAGCCTTCATCCCGATATAATTAAAGATTAAAACAGCGTTTTGACTTGTCTTTATAGAATACTTACCGTCAAAATCAGTTTGAGCTCCTGTTTTTGTTCCTTTGATCAATACACTCGCACCCGGCAAAGGCAGCCCTGCATTATCTGAAACAATTCCCGATACAACCCGCTCTTGTGCGAGCGCAAATTGTGCTAGCAGTACAAAAAAAAGTACTACCGTTTTTCTTTGAAAAAACTTGAATTTCATAAAAAGGTTTTATAATTAGTATTGGCAAATGTTTTGCTTTTTTGATAATTTTTATGATAATATATTATCGCAAAAACCTATTATATTACCCTTTTGTTACACATTTAATATTTTACATGTATTATCTTACCCTTTCAAATTCGTGCAACATATGTATTTATTTTCTTACTTTTAATATCTTTAGCTTCTAAATAAACTTCAAAACACTAAAGAGAGTGTTAAAAAATCCAATAAAAAAATTCCAAATCCCAAACGTTCATCGAAGTTTGGAATTTGGAATTCAAAATTTGAGATTTTGATATTAAACTATTTCACTCCCGGAGGATATTTTTCTTCAATAAATTTTATCAAAATATAGATTAAAGATTTTCAGCTTTCTTCGTCTTCATTATTTGTTGCGTTTTTTTGATTCCGAATAAGCAGCTCCAAAACACGAAAGAGAGTGCTAAAATTCCAATAAAAAAATTCCAAATCCCAAACGTTCATCGAAGTTTGGAATTTGGAATTTAAAATTTGAGATTTTGATATTAAACTATTTTGCTCCCGGAGGACATTTTTCTTCAATAAATTTTATAAAAGTATCCACTAAATGTTTTCGGGTTCCTTCGCCTTCATGAATGCTGTGGGTACGATTTGGGTAGATCATTAAATTAAAAACTTTGTCGTATTTTATCAGTTCATCAATCAAAACTTCTGCATTTTTATAATGCACATTATCGTCGCCGGTTCCGTGAATGTAAAGCAGATTTCCTTTTAAGTTCTTTGCGTGTGTTACAGGTGAAGCCTGAATGTAAGCAGCTTCACTCTCATCCGGCAATCCCATATAACGTTCGGTATAAATATTATCGTAAAAATGCTGATCGGTCACTGCGGCAATCGCTACACCGGTTTTGTATATTTCCGGATATTGAAACATCAGGTTCAAAGTTACAGCTCCGCCTCCGCTCCATCCGTGTATGGCTACTCTGTTGTTATCAATAAAGTTCCATTTCAGTACTTCTTTAGCGGCCATTGCCTGATCGCGGGTATTGATGATTCCGATATTTTTGTAGATTGATTTTCTCCATTTTCTTCCTTTCAAAACCGGAGTTCCTCTGTTGTCCATGGCAATTCCAATGTATCCCTTCGGAATTAACAGATCAATAAATCCATTAAAGTAAGGCATGTCATTCGCTACCGAAGCCATTGGCTCACCGTAAACGTAAAAGAATACGGGATATTTTTTTGTTGGATCAAAATCAAGCGGTTTTGCCATGATTCCATCGATCTCTACTCCGTCAACCGTGGTTACTTTGAATTTCTCTAAAGAAAAGTCACGTTTTGGTTTTGTAAAAACATCAGCCTCTTTTGGCAGTATTTTTTTATGATCGGAAAGTGAAACTAAACGCACATTAAAATCACGATTGACATTAGAATTGGTGTGTTTGGCATACGATCCGTCTGTCGAAAACTCATATTCATTGGTTCCTTCAAATACTTCAGGAGTTATTCTTTTGGTTTTAAGCGAATTAATATTCGTCTCATACAAATAACGCTGCGTAGCATCTTTTGGACTTGCGATATAATAAATGGATTTGGTCTTGTCATTATAAGCTTTAAAATAGGCATCGAAATTTCCTGTTGTGATCAGTTCTTTCTTTTTTCCGTCACGGCTTATTTTGTACACATGCATCCAGCCATCGGCATCCGAGCTCCATAAAAAAGATTTGCCATTGTCTACAAACTGACAAGGAAAACCATCGTATACGCCAGACGAAATATCAAAAACATCAATCCATTCTGCTGATTTTTCCTGATACACCAAAGTTGCTTTCCCGGATTGTGTATTGCAATTGTAAATCGAAACCTGATTTTGATTTCGGTTTAATTGTATGGCCATTACCTCATCTTTAGCTACCCATTCCATACGAACCAAATAATTATTATCCGGTTCTCCGGGAATATCAAGCCAATTGGTTTTTAAAGAAGCAATATCAATAACTCCAATTTTTACAGCAGAGGGTTTTTCTCCAGCTTTAGGATATTCTACCGGAATTACGAATGGGTATAAAGCATCGGTATTGTTAATCATTAAGTGAAACTTTGTCTTCGAAGCGTCTACACGCCAAAAAGCAATACTTTTACCATCAGGACTCCAGCGAAATCCGTCACGCGCTGCCAATTCTTCTTCGTAAACCCAGTCAAAAGTTCCGTTAATTACCTTATCGGTTCCGTCTGTTGTTAAAGCGGTAATCTTAGCTGATGCCAGATTTTCAAGGTAAATATTGTGTTTTGAAACGTAAGCTACATTTTCGTTATCTGCTGAAAACTTAGCAAACATTAGGGAAGACTCTTCTAAGTTGATACCCAGTTTTCTTCCTTTTCCGGTGGTTAAGTCAAAAAACCAATAGTCGCCTCTGGTATTGGCTCTCCACACTTTTTTTGAGTTGGTATACACCAGAACTCTGGTTTTATTCTGATTCCAGACTAATTCTTCCACTTCTCCGTTAAAACCTGCCGCTGATAACTGCTGCTGGGTTAAAACAGTGGTACTCTGATTGAGTTTATCCACATCATATACCTGAATGTTGTTTTCGGAATTTACCCAAAACGAATGT
It encodes the following:
- a CDS encoding M43 family zinc metalloprotease, which translates into the protein MKTKLLVLMLVFSIGKMSAQGLPCRTTEENAKVYRNSPKSLQEKKDFEAFTKTFTLQRKSKTSKTAATPTYVIPVVFHIYGDVQSGKTITYEKIVNHLAQLNDDFNGRNADYQTVEPFFQARRGTLNIEFKLAKKDPNGGCTTGVVFHAAKNGYGNGGGYDDQIAADAWDNKKYMNVYIQNDLYNEGVFNNSGVAWYPDSGMTANNTARVVFNGAYLYDNSYSKEFSATLTHEFGHFLNLIHTFEGGCSGTDEVADTPAEDGQHTLACTPGTNCTGDKVNIENYMGYNGAQGCYKMYTQGQIDRMLAALQHPARITLWQPQNLIDTGVNTTESSLVATGTTFKEAVINDGSFDTASVVTLSGGKTFALSSGTLAAGTHFTHTFPAGITPVVTVNSNGQVTVTLSGKATNHAAAQNTTAGITFLPAAFTGGTTGLSCTALFYNLRFTDPYGIFFVDMPDINISSNLTWKFFDIAKGDDTSFGGWRYAANALKIETYGKRLTCESGSRNITLLAQNTAVGPTSNMTVPGAYPNQLDLRTASYTAWDGKSGYVGFEYKIDGLPCYGWFKISVAANGDGYTISEYAYNTQPNAPIYTGVTNKTAVVLSESILYEAEANDGGVTTTSTISLSTNNGTFTKSTGTLTAGTDYTITGVPSGLTAVLTLQGNNKVVVSFTGKATAHLPANDAAVTITFKDAAITGGIATLDMASKTINLKFDAPYGVFYVNNPDYVASAVQTWQYFDLGIGDNTEYGAWQFAAAALKVETYGKRLVGPAGTRNISLITEGTTIGASSNFVTPGAAYPDQLDLRTASYTAWDNQTGYIGFEYKSRGRTCYGWMHVKVEAGGVGYSVLDYAYNTKPNESIQAGTQASVTVLAPTSLTATVNNTSLQAQLTWVNNATNATNIVVERAGADNVFAEITTLASTAVTYTNTGLTAGSTYKYRVRAKANSIYSAYSNEVTATLTAGSAYCTAQGNNNYEYINSVTIGSFTNTSGKDAGGYANLTSKTITVTPGTATSVSLAAGFSGGSYLEYWGVWIDYNKNNVFDASEKVIDGISSTGTATGSFTPVAFTGTTRMRIVMKYYSNPSACGNIGDGDVEDYTVVAGTAPNPTTLPTPTNIGNSGVYSSGFYASWGTVANATSYEVQLNNATTGWTTFGTSTTYYLWIPKQGTQTVYQFRVRAKNATDTSNWSAPLTIDLQNGSAGADQTDFTKSFTMYPNPASDVVNFNFANLNLTDIKITIYDTTGNVVDVVKNTVSYPVNRLRKGVYIVVATDGSFTDTKKLLVK
- a CDS encoding SusC/RagA family TonB-linked outer membrane protein, with translation MKFKFFQRKTVVLFFVLLAQFALAQERVVSGIVSDNAGLPLPGASVLIKGTKTGAQTDFDGKYSIKTSQNAVLIFNYIGMKAVEVTVTGNTANVSLSPASEQLQEIVVTALGLKREKKSLGYATQEIKGEDLTKVNNGNVANAISGKIAGVQIRRNNNIGGSTNVVIRGTTSLTGNNQALWIVDGIPLNNDNTNSADQKSGGNTGGYDYGNAASDINPDDIETMNVLKGAAASALYGSRASNGVILVTLKKGSKSKGGLGVSFSSGVTVGVVDKKTLPEYQNQYGGGYGDFYGTVDLGSGVHPYAATDDASWGPKFDPNLLVYNWSSFYPELPGYGKATPWTAVKKNPNDFYQKSLTFINNIAFTGSGEKGDFRFGYTNYNMNQGILPNSNNRKDNFNFSGTYNILPKTKISASANYLKANAKGMNETGYGDGGNNYLSSIRQWYSTSVDFQDLKDAYNLTGENTTWSVGGPNDLTIQFHDNPYFQRYNNYNTLNRDRFFGNFALNTQITDWFDITGKGAVDTYSQLQEERIAVGSKRTPNALGQYTRFDKTFREINFDLIMNFKTNITDGIKFNGMLGANSRRSVSKSIFAATNGGLVVPGIYALSNSIDKINSPGESEVTIGTNSVYANASFNFMETYFLEGSYRVDKSSTLPSSNSTYTYPSITGTYIFSNHIKTNWLSFGKLRLNYAETGNDAPFAVIASTYPKGDNFGPDGIRFSTENNKSNANLKSELTKGLEAGIELKLFNNRVGLDFSYYKSNTTNQILSVETPTQTGYTRAWINGGDVQNKGYEVTLSVIPVKTANFSWEAKVNWSTNKNEVISLGGADRISLGSFQGVGYVAEVGKPIGQLIGSGFTYLNGEKVIRSNGRYQQTAGATIGDINPDWIGGLNNVITYKNFSLNFLIDVKKGGDVYSLDQRYGHTTGIYESTVSNNHLGVPQREPLANGGGVLLAGVKADGTPNDKIVSVEGANGYSFYNSMPEQQYVYDASYVKLRELGLSYRLPSKFLAKTFITNMILSVNGSNLWIIHKNLPYADPEAGLSSGNLQGFQTGVLPTSKEYNFNMKVQF
- a CDS encoding DPP IV N-terminal domain-containing protein, with the translated sequence MIKKHFLLLLFVCSSILAQKDIDINELKWLPNSHSFWVNSENNIQVYDVDKLNQSTTVLTQQQLSAAGFNGEVEELVWNQNKTRVLVYTNSKKVWRANTRGDYWFFDLTTGKGRKLGINLEESSLMFAKFSADNENVAYVSKHNIYLENLASAKITALTTDGTDKVINGTFDWVYEEELAARDGFRWSPDGKSIAFWRVDASKTKFHLMINNTDALYPFVIPVEYPKAGEKPSAVKIGVIDIASLKTNWLDIPGEPDNNYLVRMEWVAKDEVMAIQLNRNQNQVSIYNCNTQSGKATLVYQEKSAEWIDVFDISSGVYDGFPCQFVDNGKSFLWSSDADGWMHVYKISRDGKKKELITTGNFDAYFKAYNDKTKSIYYIASPKDATQRYLYETNINSLKTKRITPEVFEGTNEYEFSTDGSYAKHTNSNVNRDFNVRLVSLSDHKKILPKEADVFTKPKRDFSLEKFKVTTVDGVEIDGIMAKPLDFDPTKKYPVFFYVYGEPMASVANDMPYFNGFIDLLIPKGYIGIAMDNRGTPVLKGRKWRKSIYKNIGIINTRDQAMAAKEVLKWNFIDNNRVAIHGWSGGGAVTLNLMFQYPEIYKTGVAIAAVTDQHFYDNIYTERYMGLPDESEAAYIQASPVTHAKNLKGNLLYIHGTGDDNVHYKNAEVLIDELIKYDKVFNLMIYPNRTHSIHEGEGTRKHLVDTFIKFIEEKCPPGAK
- a CDS encoding SusD/RagB family nutrient-binding outer membrane lipoprotein encodes the protein MKIVKTIFFAGAILLSVASCDNLEDLNQDKKAYTTILPGALMTNAQVNYAYFLTNASVNSNNFRGYAQYWSTTTYTDEVNYNMERRNLGSSLSTLLYRDVLQDLVNAQKAIKSKEALGAVDTAIKKNKIAILDVQIVMAYQALVDLFGNVPYSEALDINLYPYPKYDDAKTIYLDLAARLDTAIAAMDGSKESFGKADLIYKGDVAKWKTLANSVKLKLGLHLADIEPAKAKAIVESAYNSGVMTNEDETALFQYFSSLVDMNPLYDTLVNESQTIPTEYFVNELNGKSDPRRDIFFNPSSKKGGSYKGAPYAKQVSYGDFSNMGSRLKERTNPGVIFDYTETCFLLADAANRGFSVGGTPEEYYKKGILASMNFWGVANADVQTYVNRTDVDFATAAGTTKEKIAYQLWIAYYNRGFEAWTEYRRLDFPVLVAPSTAVDAAKGKVPVRNIYSLFDKTLNKENYEAASAAIGGDLMTTKIFWDKF